In Tenrec ecaudatus isolate mTenEca1 chromosome 9, mTenEca1.hap1, whole genome shotgun sequence, the DNA window GGCGGTGTCAAGGGCCAAGGCCAGCCCATGGCAGCTATCAATGACCCCACATTGGGCTCTCGGAGGAACCAGTGTGTGTTAGTTTGAGGCGCCTCGGGGGTCAACACCGTTGCAGCAGAATACCGGATCTTTTCTAAAGAAAGGGAGTCGATCTATCCTTAGAGACACATGAGGGAAGATACCGATTGGGAGATGTTTTCCATGAGTAATAAAGCTGGGGACATAAGGAAAAAACACATTTGAGGAAGAGGCAAAACTCTTCTTTTGACTTTAGGCTTTACAGCTAAATAGAGAcccgtttttgttttctttttaattaatgaatACATTTAATTTACCTATATAACATCACTTACCTTTTCTTGAATTCCATATATCCTATTAAAACTAGTAATATTTtacatttcagtttgtttttgtccAAAGTGTAAGATTATAAAAAATAAGTTCATAAAATGAATGTTGAAAAAGAGTTAATATTACTGtcaaaaataattaaagaaaaagtaCACTTTTAAAAGCTCTACTACCTAGAGGGTTTAAGTGGAACTTTTCTATGAACCTAGAAGATTTCCAATGGaatttgttttagaggagtcaatttattataaacataattaaaacacaatTATACAATTTAAAACTCCCGGACCTTGAGCCGGGTTGATAGCTGGCGGGCTCGGCCTGGTGGCCCCGGGTGCTGCGCGCCCAGGTCCACTCCGCGCGGAGCATCTCCAGACCATGGAATGCGTCCTTGCGCTCACCTTCCTTCTTCCTGTGTTTCTTCCTGCGGTCCAGCTGTGTCCTGTCGCACCTGTAGAACTTCAAGAAGCAGGAGTGAGGGGCCGGCCCTGACCCCAACCTGTCTGATCATGTTTCCTGCATTCCTGGACCGTGTCCTTCCGTTGTGGCGATCATGTCTGCAACCGTGACCACCCCGTGATCCCTGGAGGACCACATgcatcagcttgcaaggctccacTCAGGGCCCTACCTCGTAACAATAAAGGCGACCGAaacctttaaacaaacaaacaaaaaataatttaaaaaataaaataatttaaacctatgcatattataaatatttatacatattacATACACATtcgaaaaaatataaaaatactatAAAAGACAGTTAAAACACTTCaaaattttgcattttgttgaaATTGCAAAATCATCTCATTTTAAAGGAATTAATGGtaacagaaaataaatattaaaaaaataacattgaccagtgaattttttttaatttcaagtagATTCCCAAAGTATTGCTTAATTTcccacttttacaaaaaaaattttgtGTACACATTTAGTTTTATTGTAACAAAGCAACTTGTACACTTTTAACGTTAAAGACAGCATCTTTCCTTTCcagtgaaacaaaagaaaaattttaaataaacaggAACAAAATTACAATAGAGAATGTCAATTCCAAAGAAGATCCTACAGGGTCTACTGATTCTCCCATCGAGTGGCAGGGCTCAAGTCATCATTAGGagagcattttattttaaaagtgtcaTCTTAAACTGCAAGGCTATCCGTTAAACATCACAATTAAGCATGCCAAAGGAGAAGCCCATGTTTTCAAAATGCCACTTAACCCACCCAAACATCTCAAACCCAccctttgctgaccttctataacccccttttttaaagttgtttttcctttttttttaaacaagagaaGTAGACAGATATATGTTGGTAAATGCTAACTGTCCATATTCACATAGAGACACAGTGTAATCTCTGAGCCCAATGtacagaggaaggaggaaagaagcTACAGGGGCCGAGCACCCTCCAGCTGCCAGCAGGGCCAAGGGagcagagggttttgttttcccacagagcacGGTGGTGTGTTGATTCCATAGTTTTTGTTgagacaggaagggacaaaaattaATTTGAACACAAGGGGGTAGAGGTTCTTTTCCACTGTATTCTGCACAAGGCATtattccctccacccccaaataAGTTGAGAACCATGGTGTAGAGAAAAGAGACCTCAAGAACAGGGTGATTGAGcacaagaggaagaaaacaaaaacaaaaaaagactgcAACTTGCTCCCAgggattgaagaaaattaaaaaggttggAATCCATTAGTGTTCTGTTAGTCATCCTCTCCTCcatcctcctctccttcctctcccttgtCATCATCTTCATCTTCTTCCCCTTCGTCTTCATCCCCTTCTTCATCAATATCTTCTaaacccttcttcttcttcttcttcttcatcttcttcaccTTCACTTTCCTCATCATCCATATCAGGAACCAAATAGTGCTGTAATGGATTTGGCCAGATATCATCTTTGATGACCTCTCCTAATTCATCGGCGCCGGCATCAGACTGGTCGGTAAACCAGGTAAAGACACTCTCAGGTCCGTCATGCTGCCCCTTCCTGCTAGCTTTGTTCTGTGTTTGACTGGAATGTTTCGTCAAGTCCTTTCCAGATTTCCATTTGATTTCAGTTGATTTTGAAGATGGATCACCACTATCATTCAGATGAAATTCTTTGGAGagaactttattttcaaagtaaggattttcatcaaaataaaaatctattttgTAACCTGATTTAATATCTTCAAATTCTGTCACTTCAGCTCTGGTCAAATAATGCAGAGCCTCTTCATCCTCAAGCAATGCAGACACATGCGCATGGTTGACAAATGTTGTTACCCCAAAATTTGGGATTTTGGCGATCAATTCTGACCTCTTCTGAAAGAATGGTTGGCAGAGTTTGTTATATTTCTGTTCTGCTTTCAAAATCTCCTCACTGGCTTGTTCATTAAGTCTGTCTATTTCATTTTGTACCTCATCAATATGTTCAATTGCTTCCAgctgttctttttcttccttggggGGGGCCGGGGTCTCCTGCACCTTAGGCTTCTTCATTTGCGGCAGGCTTGAAGACTGGCGGTTAGGGGCCATGCTGCTTGCTGTCTGCCAGCAGAGCCCAAGGAACGTGCCAAAGAGCCGCTGGCCTCCCGTGGAAACTGCCACAAAATTGccaacacttgtctgtcagtttgttgatgTTTGCTGTGATTCTAAAAGCtacgtcattggtatttcaaatgccaggagggtcacccaacgtgaacaggtttctgaagtttccagactaagaacagacaaggaagaagtctCCACTTCGGTGGAAGAAGCCGCTGAAATTCTATGCATAACAttgaagcattgtcagatactgaaagcttaaaccagtgattctcaaacttcccaatgccaggaccctttaatacagttcctcatattgtggtgacccccaaccataaaattgttttgttgctacttcatactgtcattttgctactattatgaatcataatgtaaatatctgatattcaggatgtattttcattgctacaaattgaacataattaaagaatagtggttaatcacaaaacaatatgttattatatattgtgaaatatttatttctaatgacaaataaatgaaattttgtcttgaagcacggtgtagcaggGGTAAGTCTTCATGcctggtactcgtatgtgggtggatCTGCATGGGGGCAGACCCAGctggagagggatagaggagcggtgtctcagttcctaagaccatcagaaatatgtgttttctgttggtgtcaggcgatccctgtgaaagagacgttcgacccccccaaaggggtcgtgactcacaggttaagaactgctggcttgaacaaaggaagcagcatactatcagagatagtgccagactatgggcccctcaggtcttgaggacaagcaaaatgtgattgaagaagagctgatttcttggggtgtagaccatggtgatgtgaatcTGGTAAAGTCTGTGGGGGTGGAGCCTATGGGATCTTCGTTTGCTGATAGGGTACAACTCAAGGTGAGGAGCAACAGATGCCAAAATCTTCTACTGATCAGGGATGTGTGAAGTAGGAATTTAGGGAAATGgaaatggtcaaaaatgaaatgaaattcataAAGAGCAATACCCTagacattaatgagctgaaatggactggtattggccattttgaatttgaaAATCATGTGATCTACTGtgacaggaataacacaatcaagaggaatggtatggcattctttgtcagaaaggatcttgttaaatccatcatgaagtacaatgctctctgtgataggattctatctgtctccaggtaaatccaatcaataccatcagatttatgcaccaaccacaaaagttagtgatgaagaaacttaagaattctaccaacttcctcagactgaaattgatcaaacagggaatcaagatgcactgattggAATGCATCTTGGTGCATTGGTGGTTGGAATGTAAACGTTCgatacaaagaggaaagaacagtcgttggaaaatatggatttggtaatagaaattaagctgaagatcacatgataggcttttgcaaaaccaacaacttgttcatagctacctttttcaacaacacaaaagttgaCTATAACATGGAATTCCCCAGAGGAGATACACATAAATCAAAataactatatctgtgggaagacactatGGAGAAAAATTCAGCAGCTAGAACCAGGTCAtgagctgactgtggaatagaccacaaattgctcatatgtaagttcaggtagaagttgaagaaaattaaaacaaatctatgagagccaaaatatgacctcagTTCCTCTCTCATCTGACATtccagaccatctcaagaacagatctgatgcatTGAATAGAAGACCTAATGAAcggtgagaggacatcaagaccatcattcgtgaagaaagtgaatcattaaaaagacaggaaagaaagatcaaagtggacatcAAAAGCAACTCTGAAATatactcttaatcatagaatagctaaagcaaatagaagaaaggataaagtcaaagagctgaatagaaaatttcaaagagcagcttgagaaaaaaaatattataatgaaatgttcaatgaagactcagcatgatagtgggacaagaggaaagtcaaaggaaatagaggaaagagctaggaggcaaagggcatatatagaggtctaaataaagacatttacatatgcaaatatatttatatatgaggatggggaaatagacctatgagtctatatttataggtttagtattaaggtagcagaaggacattgggcctccactcaagtactccctcaatgcaagaatactttcttctattaaattggcattctatggtgctcaccttcctgacacaaccactgaagacaaagcgggtgaataagcaaatgaagaaagctgatggtgcccagctatcaaaagatatagcgtctggggtcttaaaggcttgaaggtaaacaagtggccatctagctcagaagcaacaaagcccacatggaagaagcacaccagcctgtgtgatcacatggtgttgaagggatgaggtatcaggcatcaaagaacaaaaaaatcatatcattgtttggtTACCTccacgatatgatcactgaagacaaatgggtgcataagcaaatgtggcgaagaaagctgatggtgcccagctatcaaaagatatagcgtcttgtgtcttaaaggcttgaaggtaaacaagtggccatctagctcagaagcagcaaagccctcatggaagaagcacaccagcctgtgtgatcatgaggtgtcgaagggatcaggtatcaggcatcatcagaacaaaaatcttatcatagtgaatgaggtggggagtgtgaagtggccactggacatccccttacagaagtgtctcagggagatgagccagtcagggtgcgatgtagcaacgatgaaacatacaattttcctctagttcctaaatgcttcttcctccctcactatcatgatcccaattctaccttacaaatctagctagaccagaggatgtacactggtacagataggaactggaaacacagggaatccagggtggatgatcccttcaggaccagtggtgtgagtgacgacactgggagggtagaaggaggataggttggaaagggggaaccaagaatctacatgtgacctcctccccggggggacagacaacagaaaagtaggtgaagggagacgtcagacacagcaagatatgacaaaataataatttatgaattatcaagggttcatgagggaggtgggagcagggagggaggggaaaaatgaggagttgatgccaggggcttaggtggagagcaaatgttttgagaatgatgaggcaatgaatgtacaaatatgctttacacaattgatgtatgtgtggattgtgataagagttgtataagtccctaataaaacaatttaaagaattttttaagaaagaaagggataggaactcacgacacacagaatccaggaacaggagtgggaatagttatagcagaagggtaggggaaagagggggagaggaagggagaaagggggaaccgatcacaatgatcgacacatcactatacacccctctccagggagaggaacaacagaaaacatgggggaagggagacagcagtcaatgtgAGAGATGAAACTAATAACAAtgcacaatctatcagggggttatgagggagaggaagggggaaacaaaagagctaatatcaaggactcaatagaaagtaaatgtctagaaaagaatgaaggcaacatatgtacaaatatgcctgattcaactgatgtatggattgtgataagaattgtacgagccctcaataaaatgattttaagaaaaaagaaacaaatgttcaaagaccttgaAACCTTTcagagaacatgctcagcatatcttaaactgaaagaactcaagaaaaaattcaagcttcaagtttcgatgctgaaagattttatggacaaaatattgaatgacgcaggaagcatcaaagaagatggaaagaatacagtcagtgtaccaaaaagaaatagtcaatctcccatttcaggaggtagccacaaacaaggcttcaggaatcaaTGGAattccaatagaaatgtttcagcaagctgtagaagcactggaagaactcattggtctatgccaggaaatttggaagacatttacttggtcaactaactggaagagatccatatgtgtgcccattccaaagaaagatgacccaacagaatgctcaaactatagaacaatatcattgataacgcttacaagtaaaactttgctgaagatcatccaacaacagtcgcactagtacattgacagggagctgccagaagttcaggctggattcagaagaggacttggaacaagttaGATGTctgctggatcttggctcaaagcagagagtaccagaaaggtgtgtatttgtgtttcatcggctgtgcaaaggcattcgacagtGTAGGCCATAAGAAACTgtgcataaccttgagaagaatgggaattccacatttcatcatgctcctgcagaacttgtacgtggatcaagaggtagttgtgtcaccagaacaagggcataatgtatggtttaaaatcaggacaggtgtgcatcatgattgtagcctttcaccatatttggTCAAtcggtgtgctgagcaaataaccagagaagctcggTTATACGAAGAAGGATGCTATATTAGGACTGGAGGGAGGTTTAtagcaatctgcaatatgcagatgacacaaccttgcttgctgaaagtaaggaggacttgacgcactgatgaagatcaaggattgcagccttcagtgtagatggCAACTcaaagaaggcccaaatcctcacaactggaccgataagtaacatgataaatggagaaaagcttgaagttgtcaaggattttgtcttgctggtatccacaatcaatgctcctggacacAACAGTCAGATCAAAAGCTATTGCACTGAGtcgatctgctgcagaagacctctctaGATTCTTGATGCACAAGGATGCGCAtttagaggactaaggtgcacctgacctctttttttttaaaacactttttaaaaaaatcattgtattacgggctcatacaactcttatcacattccatacatacatcgattgtgtaaagcacatttgtacattcattgccctcatcgttctcaaaacatttgctctccacttaaggccaaaatactttttaaa includes these proteins:
- the LOC142456322 gene encoding protein SET-like; translated protein: MAPNRQSSSLPQMKKPKVQETPAPPKEEKEQLEAIEHIDEVQNEIDRLNEQASEEILKAEQKYNKLCQPFFQKRSELIAKIPNFGVTTFVNHAHVSALLEDEEALHYLTRAEVTEFEDIKSGYKIDFYFDENPYFENKVLSKEFHLNDSGDPSSKSTEIKWKSGKDLTKHSSQTQNKASRKGQHDGPESVFTWFTDQSDAGADELGEVIKDDIWPNPLQHYLVPDMDDEESEGEEDEEEEEEEGFRRY